The following are encoded together in the Coturnix japonica isolate 7356 chromosome 8, Coturnix japonica 2.1, whole genome shotgun sequence genome:
- the SOAT1 gene encoding sterol O-acyltransferase 1, whose product MAGEDCVRKRPSGSTTTYKSPENEETQRRPDGDRSFQNSSNGRVDVDHVITRKMQLIAEAEQLKPVFMKEVDSHFTEFVNSLVAKSALLDSSSPASLFPASCSEKELHKAKALRAPPEHGKIFTARRSLLDELFEVSHIRTIYHMFIALLIVFILSTLLVDFIDEGRLVLGFDLLVYVFGKFPVVFCTWLCMFCATVTIPYNLFVWWAQGYCSSSHRVIYSLFYGTLFTLFQTVGLGIGPTYVAVSYALPPASRFIVILEQVRLVMKAHSFVRENVPRVLSSVKEKSGSVPIPRISQYLYFLFAPTLIYRDNYPRSPMVRWGYVATKFAQVLGSLFYAYYIFVRLCIPQFHNSNQETFNLRGLVLCIFNSILPGVLILFLVFFAFLHCWLNAFAEMMRFADRMFYKDWWNSTSYANYYRTWNVVVHDWLYYYAYRDFLWFFGKKFKAAAMLSVFTVSAAVHEYVLSICFGFFYPVLFCLFMCFGMLFNFILNDRRKGPIWNVIMWTSLFLGQGVIICLYSQEWYARQYCPAESPTFLDYLKPRSWSCHVQM is encoded by the exons ATGGCAGGTGAAGACTGTGTAAGAAAACGCCCATCTGGCTCCACCACAACCTACAAAAGCCCCGAGAATGAAGAAACGCAGAGGAGACCTGATGGCGACAGATCCTTTCAGAACTCCAGCAATG gCCGCGTGGACGTGGACCATGTGATAACAAGGAAGATGCAGCTAATAGCAGAAGCTGAG CAACTGAAGCCTGTTTTCATGAAGGAGGTGGACAGTCACTTCACAGAGTTTGTGAACAGTTTGGTGGCTAAGTCAGCACTCCTGGATTCCTCATCTCCAGCTTCACTCTTCCCAGCTTCCTGCTCTGAGAAGGAGCTACACAAAGCCAA gGCCTTGAGAGCCCCTCCAGAACATGGGAAGATCTTCACTGCCAGGAGGTCCCTCTTGGA TGAGCTGTTTGAAGTGAGTCACATCAGGACTATCTACCACATGTTCATCGCTCTCCTCATCGTCTTCATCCTCAGCACGCTTTTAGTTGACTTCATTGATGAAGGAAG GCTGGTCCTTGGGTTTGATCTCTTGGTCTACGTCTTTGGAAAGTTCCCGGTTGTCTTCTGTACTTGGCTATGCATGTTCTGTGCCACAGTCACCATTCCATACAACCTTTTTGTCTGGTGGGCCCAAGGTTACTGCAGTTCCTCCCATCGTGTCATCTACTCTCTCTTCTATGGGACGTTGTTCACGCTCTTCCAAACCGTTGGGCTTGGGATTGGGCCAACTTATGTTGCTGTATCATACGCCCTGCCTCCAGCTTCCCGTTTTATCGTAATACTGGAACAG GTCCGTCTTGTTATGAAGGCTCATTCATTTGTCCGTGAGAATGTACCCAGAGTCCTGTCTTCTGTAAAGGAGAAATCTG gcTCTGTACCCATTCCTCGAATTTCTCAATACTTGTACTTCCTCTTTGCTCCCACACTCATCTATAGAGACAACTATCCCAG GAGTCCTATGGTAAGATGGGGCTATGTAGCTACCAAGTTTGCACAG GTGCTTGGTTCACTTTTTTATGCCTACTACATCTTTGTGAGGCTGTGCATTCCTCAGTTTCACAACAGCAATCAAGAAACCTTTAATCTTCGAGGGCTGGTCTTGTGCATCTTCAACTCAATTCTGCCAG ggGTGCTGATTCTTTTCCTGgtcttctttgctttccttcactgTTGGCTGAATGCATTTGCTGAGATGATGCGCTTTGCAGACAGGATGTTCTACAAG GACTGGTGGAACTCCACGTCCTATGCAAACTACTACCGAACGTGGAACGTGGTAGTGCACGACTGGCTCTATTACTATGCCTACAGGGACTTCCTCTGG TTCTTTGGCAAGAAGTTCAAAGCTGCAGCTATGCTGTCCGTCTTCACAGTATCAGCTGCTGTGCATGAATATGTTCTGAGCATCTGCTTCGGCTTCTTCTACCCAGTTCTCTTTTGCCTGTTCATGTGCTTTGGAA TGCTCTTTAACTTCATCCTTAATGACCGCCGGAAGGGGCCCATCTGGAACGTGATCATGTGGACATCCCTCTTCCTGGGCCAAGGTGTCATCATCTGCCTCTACAGCCAGGAGTGGTACGCCCGCCAGTACTGCCCTGCAGAAAGT CCTACGTTCCTGGACTACTTAAAGCCTCGCTCGTGGTCATGTCACGTGCAGATGTGA